One window of Ignavibacteriales bacterium genomic DNA carries:
- a CDS encoding TolC family protein: MKKLIILNMFLAIGLFAQAQKFTLKESIELGLKNSKDLKISRSKVVSTDAKITETTSQLLPQLKFQAGYSRLSDIPPFEVKVPFSPTPIRLSDVILNNYTMKLSLQQPLFTGFRLTSIRSAAKLNNQATELELIKDINEAAFKIQTAFWNYYKAQQQIDYINENLVQTEKHLQDTKNFLENELVTKNDMLKLEVQYSNTKLMQIDGQNNLDIARMVFNQALGIPLETPTEIDIKDINSEQANYKLDDLFQEAKENRNELKAMQYRLEASENGITAANSGWFPSIYLSGNFYYNRPNQRILPTQDKFKDTWDVGVALNWDLWNWGFTSSQTAQAEQTKIQTETSLAQLNEAVEIEVYQNYLTYQRAAEKISVSRTSLEQAKENYRSIKEKYNAQLATSTDLIDAEASVLLAETNNNTALVDYQLAKSRLEKSVGRKIY, encoded by the coding sequence ATGAAAAAGTTGATCATTTTAAATATGTTTTTAGCGATTGGATTATTTGCCCAGGCACAAAAATTTACCTTAAAGGAAAGTATTGAACTGGGTTTAAAGAACAGCAAGGATTTGAAAATTTCCCGCTCCAAAGTTGTTAGTACCGATGCTAAAATAACTGAAACAACATCGCAGCTTTTGCCGCAGTTAAAATTCCAGGCTGGATATTCACGGTTAAGTGATATTCCTCCCTTTGAAGTTAAAGTACCATTCTCCCCAACTCCAATAAGATTGTCTGACGTAATATTAAATAATTACACAATGAAGTTATCGCTTCAGCAGCCTCTGTTCACAGGATTTAGATTAACATCCATTCGCAGTGCTGCCAAACTAAATAATCAGGCAACTGAACTGGAATTGATAAAAGATATAAATGAAGCAGCTTTCAAGATTCAAACTGCATTCTGGAATTATTATAAAGCTCAGCAGCAAATAGATTATATCAATGAAAACCTTGTTCAAACAGAAAAACATTTGCAGGATACGAAAAACTTTTTAGAGAATGAGTTGGTTACAAAGAATGATATGTTAAAGCTCGAAGTCCAATATTCCAATACAAAATTAATGCAGATTGATGGACAGAATAATTTAGATATTGCGCGAATGGTATTTAACCAGGCGCTTGGTATTCCTCTTGAAACGCCAACGGAAATTGATATAAAAGATATTAATTCTGAGCAGGCAAATTATAAATTGGATGATCTTTTTCAGGAAGCTAAAGAAAACAGAAATGAATTGAAAGCAATGCAGTATCGCCTGGAAGCAAGCGAAAATGGAATTACTGCGGCTAATTCTGGTTGGTTTCCATCGATTTATCTCTCCGGAAATTTTTATTACAACCGACCAAATCAACGCATTTTACCAACACAGGATAAATTCAAAGATACCTGGGATGTTGGTGTGGCACTTAACTGGGATTTGTGGAATTGGGGATTCACTTCATCCCAAACTGCACAGGCAGAACAAACAAAGATTCAAACAGAAACTTCTCTTGCACAATTAAATGAAGCGGTGGAGATTGAAGTATATCAGAATTATTTAACTTATCAACGTGCAGCAGAAAAAATTTCTGTTAGCAGAACAAGTCTTGAACAAGCAAAAGAGAATTACAGATCGATAAAAGAAAAATACAATGCTCAGTTGGCAACCAGCACTGATTTGATCGATGCTGAAGCGTCGGTTCTTCTAGCAGAAACAAACAACAATACGGCATTGGTGGATTACCAGTTAGCAAAGTCCAGGTTAGAAAAATCAGTTGGAAGAAAAATTTATTAA
- a CDS encoding ABC transporter ATP-binding protein, whose translation MNSAIKIENLKKSFGEVKAINGISLDVESGEMFGLVGPDGAGKTTTIRILCSLLTQDEGNIEILGMDLKKNKSKIKNQIGYLSQKFSLYGDLTVDENIEFFADIHGVKNYKERRNELLEFTRLTPFRTRLAGKLSGGMKQKLALACTLIHKPSIIFLDEPTTGVDPVSRRDFWKILASLLKEGITIFMSTPYLDEAERCNRVALMNKGEIISFDTPQKVKSALDKDVVEIVCNPIRAAYAIIKEKTDFEVQMFGDRLNVVVDNCKNDCSALEKLLTENNISVMDVRSITPSLENVFMHLIKEAN comes from the coding sequence ATGAATTCAGCAATTAAAATAGAAAACCTTAAAAAAAGTTTTGGGGAAGTTAAGGCAATAAACGGAATATCCTTGGATGTAGAAAGTGGAGAGATGTTTGGCTTAGTTGGACCAGATGGCGCTGGAAAAACAACTACGATCAGAATATTGTGCAGCTTGCTAACACAGGATGAAGGGAACATAGAAATTCTTGGTATGGATTTGAAAAAAAATAAAAGTAAAATTAAAAATCAAATTGGTTACCTTTCACAAAAGTTTAGTCTTTATGGAGATTTGACGGTTGATGAGAACATAGAATTTTTTGCAGACATTCACGGTGTAAAAAATTACAAAGAAAGAAGGAACGAACTGCTTGAGTTTACAAGGTTAACTCCATTCCGCACACGGCTTGCCGGAAAACTATCGGGCGGAATGAAACAGAAACTTGCATTAGCCTGCACGCTTATTCATAAACCGAGCATTATTTTTCTTGATGAACCAACTACTGGTGTGGATCCGGTCTCGCGCCGCGACTTCTGGAAAATTCTTGCAAGTTTGTTAAAAGAAGGAATTACAATTTTTATGTCTACACCTTATCTTGATGAAGCCGAACGTTGCAACCGCGTTGCACTTATGAACAAAGGGGAAATTATCAGCTTCGATACTCCACAAAAAGTAAAATCGGCTCTTGATAAAGATGTGGTTGAAATTGTATGTAATCCTATTAGAGCGGCATATGCCATCATCAAAGAAAAGACGGATTTTGAAGTACAGATGTTTGGGGACCGGTTAAATGTTGTTGTAGATAACTGTAAAAACGATTGCAGCGCTTTGGAAAAACTTCTGACGGAAAATAATATTTCAGTAATGGATGTTAGATCTATTACACCTTCGCTGGAAAATGTTTTTATGCACCTGATTAAAGAAGCAAATTAG
- a CDS encoding efflux RND transporter periplasmic adaptor subunit codes for MNKIFILSAFIISMFILGCGKGNNLKTIEASGTIEATNIIVSSKSSGQVSSLNVDEGTMVKKGDTLLVIDHELLDIQLKQAIAGRDLSSAQYAMLKNGARTEDIKQVEEVLNQAEINFGLAEKDKVRMQSLYESKSITKKQYEDAIAKFEITKAQFNSAKENLRKIKNLARPEELQQAEANFKKSESSVDLFKKNIKDCSVVAPMGGFIVKKFVEIGEMVNPLSSLFKISDLSTVDLVIYVSEEELGLVKLGQNADVSVDAFKDKIFEGEVIFISPEAEFTPKNIQTKDERTKLVFAVKIKIKNPSFDLKPGMPADAIIKL; via the coding sequence ATGAATAAGATATTTATATTATCAGCATTTATTATTTCGATGTTTATTTTGGGTTGTGGAAAAGGAAATAACCTAAAAACTATCGAAGCATCAGGTACAATTGAAGCAACAAATATTATTGTAAGTTCAAAATCCTCCGGACAAGTGAGTTCCCTAAATGTTGATGAAGGAACCATGGTTAAAAAAGGAGATACACTTTTGGTGATTGATCACGAATTACTTGATATACAATTAAAGCAAGCAATAGCAGGAAGAGATTTATCTTCAGCACAATATGCTATGTTGAAAAATGGTGCCAGAACTGAGGACATAAAACAAGTTGAAGAAGTGTTGAATCAAGCTGAAATTAACTTTGGCTTAGCTGAGAAAGATAAAGTTAGAATGCAAAGTTTGTATGAATCAAAATCTATAACAAAGAAACAATATGAAGATGCTATTGCAAAATTTGAAATCACTAAAGCCCAATTTAATTCTGCAAAAGAGAATTTAAGGAAGATCAAGAATCTGGCAAGACCCGAAGAACTGCAGCAGGCAGAGGCAAATTTTAAAAAATCGGAATCCAGTGTTGACTTATTTAAAAAGAATATTAAAGATTGCAGTGTGGTAGCGCCAATGGGTGGATTTATTGTAAAGAAATTTGTTGAGATCGGTGAAATGGTTAATCCGCTATCTTCTTTATTCAAGATATCAGATTTAAGCACAGTCGACCTGGTGATTTATGTTTCCGAGGAAGAACTGGGCTTGGTTAAACTTGGTCAAAATGCTGATGTTTCTGTTGATGCATTCAAGGATAAAATATTTGAAGGAGAAGTAATTTTCATCTCTCCGGAAGCTGAGTTTACACCAAAAAATATCCAAACTAAAGATGAAAGAACAAAACTTGTTTTTGCAGTTAAGATTAAAATAAAAAATCCCAGCTTTGATTTGAAACCTGGTATGCCGGCAGATGCGATTATAAAACTTTAA
- a CDS encoding TetR/AcrR family transcriptional regulator has product MDEDKNKILNYAHQKFLTGGFYKVSMDEIASELRMSKKTIYKYFPSKEKLVEEVSLQLRENMRDRVKEIIKSDENAVVKIIGLLRTVGEVFAKVDERMMVDLQKHLPKIWAGIDEFRTKQINQFFTLIVNQGKKEGFIIDFPIEIIMTIYISSIRAVINPTFVMNNKFTFKEAMEFTFRIILNGILTDKGKKLFNQSIKGLDNE; this is encoded by the coding sequence ATGGATGAAGATAAAAACAAAATACTAAACTACGCTCACCAGAAATTTCTAACTGGAGGATTTTATAAAGTCTCCATGGATGAAATTGCTTCAGAGTTAAGAATGAGCAAAAAAACAATCTATAAATACTTTCCTTCCAAAGAAAAACTTGTGGAAGAAGTTTCTCTTCAATTAAGAGAAAATATGCGAGATAGAGTGAAAGAAATAATTAAATCCGATGAGAATGCAGTTGTTAAAATTATCGGACTCTTAAGAACCGTGGGAGAAGTATTCGCAAAAGTAGATGAAAGAATGATGGTTGATCTGCAAAAACATTTACCTAAAATATGGGCTGGTATAGATGAATTCAGAACAAAACAGATTAATCAATTCTTTACACTTATTGTTAACCAAGGAAAGAAGGAAGGATTTATTATTGATTTCCCAATTGAAATTATAATGACAATTTATATTTCATCAATACGAGCAGTAATCAATCCTACATTTGTAATGAACAATAAATTTACATTTAAGGAAGCAATGGAGTTTACTTTCAGAATTATTCTTAACGGTATTCTAACAGATAAAGGCAAGAAATTATTTAATCAATCAATCAAAGGATTAGACAATGAATAA
- a CDS encoding class I SAM-dependent methyltransferase, whose amino-acid sequence MEKFWNERYSTEEFVYGKEPNEFFKQEIEKLNPGNLLLIGEGEGRNAVYAAKLGWQVDAVDFSESAKRKALILAKENDVVLNYNVQNLIDFVPVENYYDAVGIIYLHLEEELRKAVHKKIFKALKKDGALILEVFEKEQIKYSSGGPKDVALLYSLEDIVVDFIDLDFKKLSKESLNINEGKHHLGKAAVIRFVGIKTTE is encoded by the coding sequence ATGGAAAAATTTTGGAATGAAAGATATTCAACCGAAGAATTTGTTTACGGCAAAGAGCCCAACGAATTTTTTAAGCAGGAGATTGAAAAGCTAAATCCTGGTAATCTGCTGTTGATTGGTGAAGGTGAAGGAAGAAATGCTGTTTATGCAGCTAAACTTGGCTGGCAGGTGGATGCAGTTGATTTTAGCGAATCAGCAAAACGGAAAGCACTTATTCTTGCAAAGGAAAATGATGTTGTCTTAAATTATAATGTACAGAACTTAATCGATTTTGTACCAGTTGAAAATTATTATGACGCTGTGGGAATAATTTACCTGCATCTAGAGGAAGAACTACGCAAAGCAGTACACAAAAAAATTTTTAAGGCATTAAAGAAAGATGGGGCGTTAATTCTGGAAGTATTTGAAAAGGAGCAAATCAAATACAGCTCCGGAGGACCGAAGGACGTCGCTTTGCTTTATTCGCTTGAGGATATCGTCGTAGATTTTATCGATCTTGATTTTAAGAAGCTTAGCAAAGAATCTCTGAACATTAACGAAGGGAAACACCATTTGGGAAAAGCGGCTGTAATTCGTTTTGTTGGAATTAAAACTACCGAATAA
- a CDS encoding co-chaperone GroES family protein translates to MVNIQKIIVVGDRVLIKPEENLDKTNSGLYLPPNVQEKEKVQSGYILKVGPGYPVAANMDEDEPWKEKKNSAKYIPLQAKDGDLAVFLRKEAIEIEVEKERLLIVPQSAVLLLFREDMLNY, encoded by the coding sequence TTGGTTAACATTCAGAAAATAATTGTAGTAGGCGACCGCGTTTTAATTAAACCGGAAGAAAATTTAGATAAAACGAATAGCGGTTTATACTTACCTCCAAATGTACAGGAAAAAGAAAAAGTTCAGTCTGGTTATATTTTGAAGGTTGGTCCCGGTTATCCGGTGGCAGCAAATATGGATGAGGATGAACCCTGGAAGGAAAAGAAAAACTCCGCCAAATATATTCCACTCCAAGCAAAGGATGGCGATCTTGCTGTATTTCTTCGCAAGGAAGCTATTGAAATAGAAGTTGAAAAAGAAAGACTCCTTATCGTTCCGCAATCTGCCGTCCTTTTATTGTTCAGAGAGGATATGCTTAATTATTAA
- a CDS encoding M2 family metallopeptidase codes for MKSKIIYFGSFLVLLTLILGCGKSESEKMKEELTKFIKDYEIKVIPLTNESALAYFNASISGRKEDYDKSAEIEIKRSKIYSNKVDFAKLKKIKESNKIEDELLKRQLDIMYYAYLRNQIDDAKLEKMIKAQSEIENKFSTFRTEVNGKKLTDNQIEEILKNSKDSKELQAAWLGSKLIGRVVASDVVNLVKLRNGAAKELGFNNYHEMSLKLSEQDPQEIEKIFDELDNLTRDTFVKIKSEMDDVLAKKYNIAKEKLMPWHYQNRFFQEAPKIYSVNLDSYYKDKDIVNTTKTYYDGIGLPIDEMISKSDLYEKEGKYQHAYCTTIERNTDVRVVMNVKPNYNWMGTSLHEFGHAVYDKNIDQKLPWTLREPAHTFTTEAIAMLFGRFASNPVWMKDNLGISDAEKTKIAEDANKSLRLEQLVFSRWTQVVYRFEKSMYENPDQDLNKLWWDLVEKYQMLKRPEGRNEPDWASKIHIASYPAYYHNYQLGELFASQLSYYIADKILKSSDPKNESFYNKKEVGKYLIDNIFSVGEKYSWNTMIEKATGEKLTAKYYAKQFVE; via the coding sequence ATGAAATCCAAAATAATTTACTTCGGATCTTTCCTTGTTTTATTAACTCTAATTTTAGGATGCGGTAAATCGGAGAGCGAAAAAATGAAAGAAGAACTAACCAAGTTCATAAAGGATTACGAAATAAAAGTAATTCCTTTAACCAACGAATCAGCATTAGCATATTTCAACGCTTCTATTTCCGGTAGGAAGGAGGACTACGATAAGTCTGCGGAGATAGAAATTAAAAGAAGTAAGATCTATTCAAACAAGGTAGATTTTGCGAAGTTGAAAAAAATTAAAGAATCTAACAAGATAGAAGACGAACTCCTTAAGCGGCAGCTTGATATAATGTATTATGCTTATCTCCGGAATCAGATTGATGACGCCAAACTTGAGAAGATGATTAAAGCGCAAAGTGAAATTGAAAACAAATTTTCTACTTTCAGAACAGAAGTTAACGGCAAGAAATTAACTGATAATCAAATTGAAGAGATATTAAAAAATTCAAAGGATTCTAAAGAACTTCAGGCAGCATGGCTCGGAAGTAAACTTATTGGTAGAGTTGTTGCATCTGATGTTGTTAACTTAGTAAAACTTAGAAATGGTGCAGCAAAAGAACTTGGTTTTAATAACTACCACGAAATGAGTTTGAAGCTTAGCGAGCAAGACCCACAGGAGATAGAGAAAATATTTGATGAATTAGATAACCTTACAAGAGATACATTTGTAAAAATTAAAAGTGAAATGGATGATGTTCTGGCGAAAAAATATAACATTGCAAAAGAAAAGCTGATGCCCTGGCATTATCAAAATAGATTTTTCCAGGAAGCACCAAAAATTTACAGCGTTAATTTAGATTCCTACTACAAGGATAAAGACATTGTAAACACCACCAAAACATATTATGATGGCATTGGTTTGCCAATAGACGAGATGATTTCCAAAAGCGACCTTTATGAAAAAGAAGGCAAGTACCAGCATGCTTATTGCACAACCATCGAGCGTAATACTGATGTTAGAGTTGTAATGAACGTTAAGCCAAATTATAATTGGATGGGCACATCACTTCACGAATTTGGTCATGCGGTGTATGATAAAAATATCGATCAAAAACTTCCCTGGACTTTACGCGAACCTGCCCACACTTTTACAACAGAAGCAATTGCAATGTTGTTCGGAAGATTTGCTTCCAATCCAGTATGGATGAAAGACAATCTTGGTATTTCTGATGCTGAAAAAACAAAAATCGCAGAAGACGCAAATAAATCGCTGCGGCTTGAACAATTAGTATTCAGCAGATGGACACAGGTTGTTTACCGTTTTGAAAAAAGTATGTATGAAAATCCGGATCAGGATTTAAATAAACTTTGGTGGGACCTGGTGGAAAAATATCAAATGTTGAAACGACCTGAAGGAAGGAACGAACCGGATTGGGCATCTAAGATTCATATTGCAAGTTACCCAGCTTACTACCATAATTATCAGCTTGGTGAGTTGTTTGCTTCACAGCTTAGTTATTATATTGCCGATAAAATTCTTAAATCTTCCGATCCTAAAAACGAAAGTTTCTACAATAAAAAGGAAGTTGGTAAATATTTAATAGACAATATCTTTTCCGTTGGAGAAAAATATTCCTGGAATACTATGATTGAAAAAGCCACTGGAGAAAAATTAACCGCGAAGTATTACGCTAAACAATTTGTAGAATAA
- a CDS encoding phosphatase PAP2 family protein: MIQQFLERYKIIRTFTSIRYLFIIAIFFSTNLQGAEKIFPKTQDSSITTKESFAKPLNDSNFVSQQNDSLKVSSESISKDSLELPPVILPKWYEMITNVPDDWWRFTKDQFNEPNYPLYILLAGATTALIINDDYTFKISDKFYKQSQFTRNFSDWFKEIGDGRTQFGLAAGFAAFGFISDDHRALKTASQIVEAVLAAGSVVQLIKHVTGRESPFVASSSTGKWRFFPNQIEYHKHVPVYDAFPSGHIATSVATFVVIIENYPEYKSWTIHASYALSALICFGMVNSGIHWYSDYPLGIAIGYAFGKLIANPQSINLTEDENSKKKLSILPYVNRTSLGLSFNLSF; encoded by the coding sequence TTGATACAACAATTTTTAGAGAGGTACAAAATAATACGCACTTTTACTTCCATTCGTTATCTGTTTATAATTGCAATTTTCTTCTCAACTAATTTACAAGGTGCGGAAAAAATATTCCCCAAAACCCAGGATAGCAGTATCACTACAAAAGAAAGTTTTGCAAAGCCATTAAACGATTCCAATTTTGTCTCCCAACAAAACGATTCACTAAAAGTATCTTCTGAAAGTATTTCAAAAGATTCATTAGAATTGCCCCCGGTAATTCTTCCTAAGTGGTATGAAATGATAACTAATGTACCAGATGATTGGTGGCGTTTTACAAAGGACCAATTTAATGAACCCAATTACCCGCTTTATATTTTGCTGGCTGGGGCAACTACCGCACTTATTATTAATGATGATTATACATTTAAAATCTCAGATAAATTTTATAAACAGAGTCAGTTTACAAGAAACTTTAGCGATTGGTTTAAAGAAATTGGTGACGGCAGAACTCAATTTGGGTTAGCAGCCGGGTTTGCAGCATTTGGATTTATTTCAGATGATCACCGCGCATTAAAAACAGCAAGTCAAATTGTAGAAGCAGTTCTTGCGGCAGGTTCTGTTGTTCAGTTAATAAAACATGTTACCGGAAGAGAAAGCCCTTTTGTTGCATCAAGCTCTACAGGCAAGTGGCGATTCTTTCCAAACCAGATAGAATATCATAAACATGTTCCGGTTTATGATGCATTCCCTTCGGGACATATTGCGACTTCTGTTGCGACGTTTGTTGTTATTATAGAAAATTATCCGGAATATAAAAGCTGGACGATTCACGCCAGCTATGCCTTATCCGCTCTGATATGTTTTGGCATGGTTAACAGTGGAATTCACTGGTACAGCGATTATCCTTTGGGTATTGCAATTGGTTATGCTTTTGGAAAGTTGATTGCCAATCCACAAAGTATTAATTTAACTGAAGATGAAAACAGCAAAAAGAAACTTAGCATCTTGCCATATGTTAACAGGACCAGTCTCGGCTTGTCTTTCAATTTAAGCTTTTAA
- a CDS encoding phosphatase PAP2 family protein, with product MMIIFSIFPYFFLLLTLIVNAQDSLPIDVHVIDSTQIISSEKEKLNSITWHQMFTNIPDDYYSFGKYHTNFENTREIFGVVSLTGLLTLVDHEAWDFTDKLSTKNPFVRDTKEKLLYLGDGKFSLIVAGLFSIYGLAANDQKSYKTSSNLIEALLATGILVQVLKRSFGRESPAVNSTGSGNWDLFPSIKKYQNNQSKYYAFPSGHIATLTATLTVIANNYPEETWIKPVSYAAIGLVGISLVSKGWHWYSDFPLGIYLGYTLGNIVAPTKKTVEQSNGKSTNNELSILPIIHPQNLGIQLLYKF from the coding sequence ATGATGATTATATTTTCCATATTTCCTTACTTTTTTCTATTACTTACCTTGATTGTAAACGCACAGGATAGCCTGCCCATTGATGTGCACGTTATCGATTCAACCCAAATAATCTCTTCTGAAAAAGAAAAGTTAAATTCCATAACATGGCACCAAATGTTTACAAATATTCCGGATGATTATTATTCTTTTGGAAAGTATCATACAAACTTTGAAAATACCCGGGAAATATTTGGAGTAGTAAGTTTAACAGGATTATTAACTTTGGTGGATCATGAAGCATGGGATTTTACCGACAAATTATCCACCAAAAATCCATTTGTTCGCGATACAAAAGAAAAATTATTATATCTTGGTGATGGCAAATTTAGTTTAATAGTTGCCGGATTATTTTCCATTTATGGGTTGGCTGCCAACGACCAAAAAAGTTATAAAACTTCCAGCAATTTAATTGAAGCCTTGCTTGCTACCGGAATTTTGGTTCAGGTTCTTAAAAGATCTTTCGGACGAGAAAGCCCCGCGGTGAATTCAACAGGAAGCGGCAACTGGGATTTATTCCCTTCAATAAAAAAATATCAGAATAACCAGTCTAAGTATTACGCATTTCCATCCGGACATATTGCAACCTTAACAGCCACATTAACGGTAATAGCAAATAATTATCCGGAAGAAACCTGGATTAAACCAGTCAGTTATGCAGCTATCGGGCTTGTCGGAATTTCTCTTGTAAGCAAAGGCTGGCACTGGTACAGCGACTTTCCGCTCGGAATTTATCTTGGATACACATTGGGAAATATTGTTGCCCCAACGAAAAAAACTGTTGAACAATCAAATGGAAAATCCACTAATAATGAATTGTCAATACTTCCAATAATCCATCCACAGAATTTAGGAATCCAGCTACTCTATAAATTTTAA
- a CDS encoding HAMP domain-containing sensor histidine kinase, whose translation MEDFYLIHCYLCIMKLKKKAIILITILISIALTGLILLQIYFLKNAIQQKEQAFDHNIQIVLNNVVQELEANEATKGIFEVAANDTTFWNGKLPQPDLDTIKYFRNNSRMKKPTQIFVSTYSSNENGKTKNIVIKIDSTGKRTTVIKDSVLQIKPDVRLPSGRKGFAYKYSLDSNVDFKIDDEKQVGIFLRELSTKNKKRIVTRVMDRLILTDEIPIEKRINLGTVDSLLKSKLNETGVSLAYKFGITSEKDNKLKIFPVGADKKLLTSNLKVKLFPTDVLTSPNMLTIYFPERTLFILKEISLLMILAFLFILIIVLSFIYTIRTIVNQKRFASLVVDFINNMTHEFKTPISTISLASEAIDNPVVSDDKEKLNRYNRIIKDENKRMRQQVEKILQMAVLEEGDYELDLTNLDFHSIIEQAAQNTGLKVDGNGGKLLLNLTAQNHFVKGDVVHLTNIIHNILDNAVKYSPDIIEINITTVDLNDGILIKISDKGIGIKEEDLKKIFDKYFRVLSGNIHDVKGFGLGLSYVKLMVEAHKGTITMNSKYNKGTEVQIFLPSFAKKDLQ comes from the coding sequence ATGGAAGATTTTTATCTTATCCATTGTTACCTTTGTATTATGAAGTTGAAGAAAAAAGCAATCATATTAATAACAATCTTAATTTCAATTGCTCTAACAGGATTGATTTTACTGCAAATATATTTTTTAAAGAATGCAATTCAACAAAAGGAACAAGCATTTGATCATAATATTCAAATTGTACTTAACAATGTTGTTCAAGAACTTGAAGCAAACGAGGCAACCAAAGGAATTTTTGAAGTTGCTGCTAACGATACCACATTTTGGAATGGCAAACTTCCTCAGCCTGATTTAGATACAATTAAATATTTTAGAAATAACTCCCGGATGAAAAAACCAACGCAAATATTTGTATCTACATATTCCTCGAACGAAAATGGAAAGACGAAAAATATTGTAATTAAAATTGATTCTACCGGAAAGAGAACAACAGTAATTAAAGATTCTGTTTTGCAAATTAAGCCAGATGTACGGCTGCCTTCCGGCAGAAAAGGATTTGCGTATAAGTATTCTTTAGATAGCAATGTTGATTTTAAAATTGATGACGAAAAACAGGTGGGTATATTTCTTCGTGAACTTTCAACAAAAAACAAAAAGAGAATTGTTACGCGGGTAATGGACCGGCTAATCCTAACCGATGAAATACCGATAGAAAAAAGGATCAATCTTGGTACTGTGGATTCCCTGCTAAAAAGTAAGCTAAATGAAACCGGGGTTTCTTTAGCTTATAAATTTGGAATCACTTCAGAAAAAGATAATAAACTAAAAATATTTCCAGTTGGAGCTGATAAAAAATTACTTACCTCAAATTTGAAAGTAAAATTATTTCCGACTGATGTTCTTACATCGCCGAATATGTTAACCATTTATTTTCCGGAAAGAACATTATTCATCTTAAAAGAAATTTCTTTATTGATGATCCTGGCATTCTTATTTATTCTTATTATCGTATTAAGTTTTATTTATACAATCAGAACAATTGTAAATCAAAAACGATTTGCTTCCCTTGTTGTTGATTTTATTAATAACATGACGCACGAATTTAAAACACCCATTTCCACAATATCTCTTGCTTCAGAAGCTATTGATAATCCGGTTGTATCTGATGATAAAGAAAAACTTAATAGGTACAATAGAATTATTAAAGATGAAAATAAGCGAATGCGCCAGCAGGTAGAAAAAATTCTTCAGATGGCTGTGCTGGAAGAAGGTGATTATGAATTGGATTTAACTAACTTAGATTTTCACTCAATAATTGAACAAGCAGCACAAAATACCGGACTAAAGGTTGATGGAAATGGTGGTAAGCTTTTATTAAATCTAACAGCCCAAAACCATTTTGTTAAAGGAGACGTAGTTCACCTGACAAACATTATCCATAACATTTTAGATAACGCAGTTAAATATTCTCCGGACATTATCGAAATAAACATTACTACAGTTGATTTAAACGATGGGATTTTAATTAAGATTTCTGATAAAGGAATTGGAATTAAAGAAGAAGATTTAAAGAAAATTTTTGATAAATATTTCCGCGTGCTCTCCGGTAATATCCACGATGTTAAAGGATTTGGATTGGGATTAAGTTATGTAAAACTAATGGTGGAAGCTCACAAAGGCACCATCACCATGAACAGCAAATACAATAAAGGAACTGAAGTGCAAATATTTCTTCCATCATTCGCTAAAAAGGATTTACAATAA